In the Paenibacillus sp. FSL R7-0337 genome, CGTCTCTCTACGCTGCTCTATGAGATTTTGGTTACGCTGATGCAGAACTCCGAGCCGCTCCACGGCTCCGTTCCGCTGGAGATCCGGCATTCCATCCGGCTTACCGCCGACAGGATCTACAGTGAGTGTGAGCGGCCCTGGACGCTGGAGTCCATGGCCAGACTTGCCGGCTATAGCAGCTATCATTTTCTCCGCTTGTTCCGCAGCATTATGGGCAAGACGCCGAACCGGTATTTGAGCGATTGCCGGATGGCCCGGGCCAAGCTATTGCTGGCTTCCACCAAGCTGTCCGTTGCGCAAATTGCGCTGCAGTGCGGGTTCCAGCAATCCAGTTATTTCATCAAGGTGTTCAGACAACTAGAGGGGATGCCGCCGAACCAATACAGACGGTCCTTTAACTCATAGAATCAAGTTTTTTAGGACCAAGTATTAAGAAAGTTTGTTACATTTATGGCAGGGCTCACACCGCAGCAGCCTTGGTTGGGTGACAGAAAGTTACAAATAGAAACAAAGGGTTACAAAGTGGATACAAATTCCACGCGCCAAGCAACTATACTATTGCTAGTAAATACATCTGGAGGGAAATAAATGAGAAAGTATAGAGTTACATATGCTGCATTGCTGGTGAGTTCACTCGTTGCCGGCCAGGTGGCTGGCAGTATCACTGCGCCTGCTGCACATGCAGCCCCGGCGGCGAAGCCCCCCGCAGTATCCGCTCCGGCGGCATTCAAGTTCAATTCCGTTCCCATGGGTGCCGGAGTGACCGCAGTACTGGAGAATATCAACATATGGAGCCAGCCTGGCGGGAACATCTTGTCATACACACTTAAATATACAAATCCCGGTAATTCAAGCGCTAGCTTAATGCATTATTTCTCACGTGTGGTGACTCCAGGAGGGTCAGTGCTTCCGGGAAATCCCTTAGGTGCGGATGCCACGAAGAAGAAAGTTGGCGCCAAAGAAACCCTTAGCGTGACCTATTATGTAAATGTTGGACAAACCTCCTCCTTGCAGGGTATCAAAATCTCGATGCTTGTTTGGGATGCCAAGACGAAGGGGTATCTGAAGCAGATGGGATCTTTTGGAGTGCCCGCTAATTATTCAACTACGGCTGCAGTTGGAACAAGCTTAAGTACAGTCATGAACGACATTCCTGTCACAGCCAGTGCAGACTCTCTCCAGCTCTATAAATACAGCGGCAAGGTCTATGCCAAAGTAGGGGTCAGTCTGACCAACAAGGGCAATAAGGTCCTCAGTGATCCGGGCTACTCTGCGTATCTGGTCTCTGCCAGCGGCACCTCCTTCGAGCTGGCGCTGAGCGGGACACAGGCAGATTACAAGATTCAGCCGCAGGAGAAGCGGAGCATTTATTACATTACCGAAATTCCGGCCTATCTTAAAACAGATAATATGAAGCTGCAATTCACGAAGAAGGATGAGACTGCGAAGCTGGAGCTGGCTAAATCCTCTTATAAGCTGCCTGCAGCAAGCTCGCCTAATCTGGTTGTCGGCAGCGGGGTAGTCAAAAAGATTGTAGTCAATAACAACACAGTAGACACGCTGCTCCGCAACGCCAATGTGTACGCACAAGATGCAGATGCAGTCTGGACATTCCAGATGCAGCTTAAGAATACCGGCAACAAGGCGGTAACCCTGCCAAGCTATGACCTGGCGGTCAAATCGGTGAAGGGCAAGGTCTTTCCGGTGAATTCCAAAGGTATAAGCGGAGTCACCCTCAAACCGCTCGAGACCAAAATCGTACCGCTTACGGTCCGTGTACCGCTTGAAGTGGATCAATCCGGATTGCAGCTTATGATGATAGAGTCGGTAGGCGCTGAGAGCACAAATGTACCTGAATCAAACGGAGCCGGCGAGTCAACCGGAAATACAGGGAATACCGGCACTCCTTCCACTGCGGCTCCTGCAACACCGACTGCCAAAATGATTTTCCCGGTAGCCTACTTCGTCATTCCATATGCACTACGTACGGAAGTCATGTCCGGCCAAGAGTATATGACCACGAATTCATACGGCTCGTTCTCGTACAGTATTCTATCTCTGCAGCGCTATCCTTGGAGAGATGATGATATCGTAGCTGCCAGACTGAGAGTCACCAATACCCAGAACGTGTCTCTTACGCTGCCTGAGCTGAAGGGAACCATTAAGCTGGATAAAGAAAGTCTGCCCGTGACTACCGAGCTGTATATGGACAATAAGGATTCTTCTGTTCTTGCGCCAGGGAAGTCAGTGGAGCTGTATGTACTCGGCAAAATTGCCTATACCTCAGAGTTCCAGGATATGCGGATTGCCCTGAACGGCACACAGAATTCTGAGACCGTCCCGTTCCTGGATGTCAGCATCAGTAACTCGATTAACAGTATTCCGACCATCGAGAAGGGCAAGAGCTACACCATTAGCGGCAAAGGCAAAACGGCCAGTGTCGAGGAGAACCGGACTACGATCTATCAAGGGGAAAGCCACAATCTGGTATACACAGAGCTCTATCTGAGCAGTGAAGAAAAAAGACAGAGCAAAATGGCCCGTCTCCAGGCTTACTATAAGACCAAGGACGGCCAATATTTCGAAGCAGTCACCAGCCAGTCGGAGAACAGCGCGTCTCCGGGCGCCAAGCAGCTCGTGGTCTTATGGGCCAAGGTGCCCAAGGCTACGGATACCGCGGATGTCTCGCTCTACCTCGGTGCCGGTATCAAAGAAGGCAAGCTGATTGAGGCCAAGGAAGAAGCGACCGGATTTGTCAATGTGGCAGCGCTGCAGCTGAATCCGCAGGCTAACGTACCAAAGAATACGCTGGAATCAACGGTAGTATATCCTTATACAATTTCTGTTCTGAGCTCTCAAGGCAAGCGGATGAAGTCATCCGATACCCTGGATATCACTATGAACTACAGCCTGAAAAAGGATAACCTGTACGATGCAGGTGTGCTGGAGCATAAGCTGATTCTGCAGATTACCGATCCGTTCGGCATCGCTACCGAGAAGGTTCTTACCCTGGGCACAGACCTGATTGAAGGGACGAATAACCAGTATTCCTTCTCTCTCAGCAGACCCGTGTACAAGACGATGGACGGCGGCGCTTATAAGTTAGCCTTCTATGATGAATTCCAGGGTGAACGTCTGTTGCTGGGCAGCCAGGCCTTCGGAGTCACTAACGTGGTTCCGAACAAGACAGAGGAATAATCGTCATTCACTCCACTAAAACATTCTTGTATTTTTAAAAAAGGAGCAGCTTCCATGTTGCGTGTTGAAGATATTACGCATTCGTACAAAAGCGGTAATGAATGGACCTCCGTTCTTCATAAAATCAATTTCACCGTCAAAAGAGGAGAAATGGTTGCCCTGCTGGGCAGTTCAGGCTCCGGGAAGTCAACGCTCCTCAACCTGATGGCCGGCCTGATGAAGCCCACAGAAGGTCATATCTACATTGCTGATCAGGACATTGTGAAGATGGGCGAGAATAAGCTTGCAGAGTTCCGCCGCAAGAACATCGGATTTATCTTTCAGGCCTATGAGCTGATTACCAGCCTGACGGTTCGCGAGAACGTGGAGCTGCCGCTGGTCTTCCAGTCAGTCTCACCCAGGGCCCGTAAGGCTAAGGCGCTTGCACTGCTGGAGCAGGTGGGAATTCCTGACAAGGCGGATCTCTTCCCCTCGCAGCTCTCCGGGGGACAGCAGCAGCGTGTCAGTATAGCCCGGTCACTGATTACAGAGCCGTCGGTCATCTTCGCCGATGAACCGACGGGGAATCTGGATTCCAAGACTGAGGAAGAGATTATCGGCATTCTGCTGAACCTGAACCGGACGATGAAGACGACATTTATTGTTGTTACGCATGAATATAAGGTGGCTGAACAAATGCAGCGGATTTTCACGTTGAAGGACGGCTTCCTGGTCACTGAATCGCAGACAGCACCGCAAGCAGAGATAGAACCACAGCTTGAGCTGCAGACAGAAGTACAGGTTGAAGAGCAAAATGCTGAGGAAGCTGAACCGCAGACCATGGTAGAGGTTGAAGAACAATTAGCTGCAGGAGCTGAACAGGAAGCTGTAGAGCCGCAGACAGCAGGAGCGGATGAAGATCCGCCGGCTGAGGAACCTGAACACCAGACCGCTGCGGAAGCTGATCCTGCAGAGGGAGGGAAGCCGTGAAGATCAGAGACATTTCACGGATGGCCTGGGAACAGGTCAAACGGCGCAAGGTGGTTACAGGTCTGTGTATGACCGGGATATCCATCGGCTGCGCAGCCATTATTGTAGCCTTAAGCGTAGGCCAGTCTGCACAGGTCTATGTGACGGAACAAGTCAATGCCAACTTCAAAATGGATGAGATTATGGTCCAGCCGGGCGGAGGAATTCCGTCGAACGGCGGCCAGAGCGCAGGCGGCGGATCGGGAGGTGGGGCTGAGAACCTTGATCAGGGCAAGCTGACTGACCAGAAGCTGGAGATTATCCGCGGACTGAACCATGTGAAGGCGGCTTCGCCTTTTCAGGAGGCCGGATATCTCCAGTTACTAACGGTAGATAACAAGATCTCGGATGTGAAGATTGTGGTGACTGATCTCCAGAAGCTGACAGCCTATGATCACAAATTCAAACAGGGCGGGGCGAACGACCAGGTTGGAACGATAGTGCTTAATCACGGGGCTACCCTGGGCCTGATCGACCTGGAGACCCGGGGGAAGCTGTTCGAGCAGATGAGCAGCGGACCGTATAACCCCGAGCTGTATCAGCAGTATGAGAAATTGTCCACTGTGCCGTCCGAGTTGTACCGTAAGCAGGTCCAGATTCAGGCTCAGGATTACAGTTCTACTTCACAGACAATCAAGCTTAGCTCGCCGCTTCAGGTCGGCGGTATTCTGGCGCTTCCCAAGGGAATGGATGATCAGCGGGCCTCGTACGACAAGATTATGTATATGTCGCCGGAGACCGCCCAGCAGCTCGCCAAGGAGCTGACCTTCGATAATTCTACTTCCAGTTCACTCAGTCTCCCGCCGGAAGGAAGCT is a window encoding:
- a CDS encoding ABC transporter permease; the protein is MKIRDISRMAWEQVKRRKVVTGLCMTGISIGCAAIIVALSVGQSAQVYVTEQVNANFKMDEIMVQPGGGIPSNGGQSAGGGSGGGAENLDQGKLTDQKLEIIRGLNHVKAASPFQEAGYLQLLTVDNKISDVKIVVTDLQKLTAYDHKFKQGGANDQVGTIVLNHGATLGLIDLETRGKLFEQMSSGPYNPELYQQYEKLSTVPSELYRKQVQIQAQDYSSTSQTIKLSSPLQVGGILALPKGMDDQRASYDKIMYMSPETAQQLAKELTFDNSTSSSLSLPPEGSYNSVTVKVDDVANIKPVEQMIQKLTLNAQDNLYQQEMLKEQFDMIKMAALGIGVFILIIASISIIVAMTMSTHQRRRQIGIMKVLGANMGQIRNMFITEAALLGLLGGMLGVAFSYLIVMALNKLVGSAGEGMNFFIPVMNLPVGMSFAIMTGVLSGIYPAISASRTDALTAIKRD